The Rosa rugosa chromosome 3, drRosRugo1.1, whole genome shotgun sequence sequence ATAACCATTCTAGTTCTTTTGCATCTACTTAGTTTCTTATTTACCATTTTGTGACTAGGTGCCAACCATGGACAATTACACTGACCGGAGTGCTAGTGATTGCGTTTAGCTGGCTGATTTTGCACTCAGTATTAGCCACAGGCGTTGTAGTCTTCCTAATTGGCTTATGGTGGTACATCTTTCTGTATTCATACCCAAAGGTGTGAGCATATTCCACTCTGATttatcttgttcttctttccaATATGCTACATCAGGTCCAGTAGATCGACGGGACTTGATTTTGGAGGTCATTAGGTCTTCGAGCATTAAAAGTATTTCCCTTTCTGAGTTTTTGGCAGGCGTATGCAGATATGATTGCCGAGCGGAGGAAGAGGGTGTCCAACGGTGTTGAAGACACCTTTGGAATGGGGGAGACGcggtgatgaactgatgatcCTGATTAAAGCACCACCACAGTTGTCTCCTTCATAACTTTATGCTTGCGAGAATTAGGTGTTAAATCTCACGTCAATGGATGTATTGATTTTGATAGAATGAGCAATCATTTGTAAAGTATTGTCACGCTTGAACAAAACGGAATTCTAGAGCTCTTCCGAACAATTGATCTGGTACTGTTTCAAAGTGAAATTAAATCGCATGCAGTTGTTTAGCAGCAGTGCTTGGTGTTTGATCAAGCAAAATAACCAAGTTCATCTCTTGGAGAATAAGATGGCCCTTCCTAGGATACGGGAGAACCCAGATTCCTTGTGGTTTACATCTTCATCTTTGGAGTCTGGCCAAaccttttttatatttttatattttatttttatgggaaaaagacaaaaaagaaaatcacaAAGCTAAAATATTTAAAAGGAGAATATATCATTCCACAGATGGAGAAATATATCATTCTACAGAATTTCATACACTGGCTAGATCAAAAGCTAAGGAGCAGGCATTAACCGAAGCCTTTCCTCAAAGACTTGACTACTGCCCGAGTCAGTCTCCATTTGTAGCAGAGACTGCAAGTCACTACCATTAGCCAAGCTGTTGAACTCAACAGCTTTTGATGGCATAGTTGGGTAGCGTCGCTGACAAAAGGTCATCAATCTTTTCACAGACTGCAAGTATTTTCGAGTTGTCTCATCATTCATAATATGAGCCACACTGTTGGTGTAGATCTTCTCGCGAGCTGAACGTTCGTGGATACCAACCATAGTGACACCAATTGGCCATGGTGCATTCCCAATAGCCATCTTAATGTATTGGTCCATTGCAGCTAGGTAGTCTCGCTTCATGCAGCAATCAACCACCACCATCAACGCTCGGCGAATATCATCTGGAAGAACCTGCAAGTAGAAAATACAAATTGAATAATGTCTTCCTATTCATAAATTGTGCACTAGCAATCAAAACCACAATATGAAGCTGAAAAGGTAACGTATGTATAGCTGATCTGGATTTGGCTACAGTTATACTATGTACCCTGAGAAGTAGCTGAGTTTAAAGCGATCTACCAAACAAACTGTCTACAAAAGAATGAAAGCATGAAATATATGTTCAAGTCCAGATTACAAAAGTCATCTTTAACAACATCATTGTCTTGGATTATTATAAGCACTTGTTAAATTTGCTATATACAATACTCAATCCTAATATCTACATTCTGGGCTCTACTCAGGCCACATACATCCTCACCTAAACCCTTAATTGTAAGATCATTCATGTAAAAAGCTTACTACAAGTCTATAATGGTGAGCATAATATTCGAACATACATATTCCAAATTGCATTCCACTTAAACCACTAGGAACAATATAATCGAAACAAGGGATGAACAAGACCTTCTTCCTGCAAAACTTGAACAAGGGATGCAAGTAGCGAGCACATTGATTCAATGTGGCAATTTTCTTCCCAGCTCGCCTGTCAGCCGCCGTCATCTGACCCAGCTCCTGTTTCCATTCACTCAGCAGCCTCTTGAAGAACACCAAAATCTTATCTTCATCGCACAACTCATCGAAATTGGCCTTCATTAGCTTCAAGTCCCTATCCACATCAGCTCCGCTCGACCCGCCGTCGCCGTCAAGCTCATCTTCCCTAACCCCACCCTCGCCGTCCTCCACCACGCCGTCCACGACCTCGGAGTTCTTCCTCTTCCGGTCGCTCACAATCCCCGACTTCTGCCGCTTCCTCAGCTCGGCGATATCCCGGAGGAAATCGTTGGTCTGCCCCTCCGTCATGTCGGAGTCGACCTCGAACATTCCAGTCTTCAACACGTGCTTCAGCCGGTCGAGCCGGGCGTCGTCGTCCTCGCCGAAGAGAGTGATCGGCTGCTTCAGAATCCTGAGGCGGCGGATCACTTCCGGCTTGGGGATATTAATCAGGTCGATTTTCTGCTCGTCCGTTAGGGCTTTAGAAGCCGAGGGCGCGGcggaggtggtggtggcggcAGCGGCGGCGTTAGGGTTTGATTTGGAAGTTGAATCACCACCGGttgcggcggcggaggaggaggaggcggcggcggATTGGCGCTTGGATTTTGCTTTGGCTTCTAATTCGCGCTTCTCTTCCTCCCGCTTCTTCTGGATTTGCTTCTTTTCCATCTCGGCGCGATTGAAATATCGCTTGCTGCCGGTGCCGGTGCCGGTCGCCGCCTCCGCCAGCCTCTGCCGCTTGGCCTCTATCTCTTTCTTCAGATCCTCCATCACCGTCTCTAGGGTTTCGATGGCTCTCTCGTTTTCCCAAAAACCAGTCGAATTTTATCAGATCCAGATAGGTAAATAGTTTGTGGTTCGGGTTAACGAATCCAGACCCGAGTATTTCAAGTCGGCTCCATATTCGGGTCGGATCCGGGTCCCCGTATAAATCTAGAAGCTGAATTTTTCTATTCCTTTTACCAGATTGAAATTCTTTCCAGGCTTCAAAGCTCAACGAAAAGATGACTACGATTCGGAGATTTTGCTGCAATGATCTGCTTCGTTTCACTTCGGTCAATCTCGACCACCTCACTGAAACCgtaagaggttttttttttttttttttttttttgtgtgtgtgaaaTTTGGTGATTATGGTTATGGAGTATTGAGATTGGGTTGGATATATTTGCAGTTCAATATGTCGTTCTATATGACCTATTTGGCAAGATGGCCCGATTATTTTCATGTTGCCGAAGCCCCGGGAAATCGAATCATGGGTTACAGTGAGCACACCCCCAATCTTTGATAGTTTTTGAAAGGTTTCCTGAGATTTTAGATAGGAAATTGCTAATTGATGATACATATGCTGCTTCACATCTCTGTGTGTGTTTCTATTGTAATTGCAGTTATGGGAAAGGTTGAGGGGCAAGGTGAGTCGTGGCATGGTCATGTAACAGCGGTAACTGTTGCTCCAGAATATCGGAGGCAGCAGCTGGCCAAGAAGCTCATGAACCTCCTTGAAGACTTCAGCGATAAGATGTAAGAGGGGCATTATGTGTTGTCATTATGAATTGCGGTACTTTGTCTCTGTCCTCATTCAAGCAGATTAGACTCTTGCATTTTATTGCGGATCATTGTGTTCAGTAGGAATCTGATATAGTGTTTTGCTTTACACAACACCGACATATATTGTTTCTGATCAGGATGATCATTGCTCTCCTTCTACAAGTCTTATTTGTGACTGCATTTTCACTTGTTGGATAACTTAGTTAGGTCGGTGGCAATACAAACCCCTACTGGGTTGTAGATACTTCTAGTGATTGTCCTATCTTGTTACTAATGAGAACTTTCTTTGGCAGTGATAAGGGTTACTTTGTTGATCTTTTTGTGAGAGCATCAAACACTCCAGCCATAAAGATGTATGAGAAGGTGATATATCTTTAACTTTCagaattttactttttataaggaaaaaaaaaaaaaaaacttgtgagATATGCTGCCATGATTTT is a genomic window containing:
- the LOC133736901 gene encoding uncharacterized protein LOC133736901, translated to MEDLKKEIEAKRQRLAEAATGTGTGSKRYFNRAEMEKKQIQKKREEEKRELEAKAKSKRQSAAASSSSAAATGGDSTSKSNPNAAAAATTTSAAPSASKALTDEQKIDLINIPKPEVIRRLRILKQPITLFGEDDDARLDRLKHVLKTGMFEVDSDMTEGQTNDFLRDIAELRKRQKSGIVSDRKRKNSEVVDGVVEDGEGGVREDELDGDGGSSGADVDRDLKLMKANFDELCDEDKILVFFKRLLSEWKQELGQMTAADRRAGKKIATLNQCARYLHPLFKFCRKKVLPDDIRRALMVVVDCCMKRDYLAAMDQYIKMAIGNAPWPIGVTMVGIHERSAREKIYTNSVAHIMNDETTRKYLQSVKRLMTFCQRRYPTMPSKAVEFNSLANGSDLQSLLQMETDSGSSQVFEERLRLMPAP
- the LOC133736903 gene encoding N-terminal acetyltransferase B complex catalytic subunit NAA20, producing MTTIRRFCCNDLLRFTSVNLDHLTETFNMSFYMTYLARWPDYFHVAEAPGNRIMGYIMGKVEGQGESWHGHVTAVTVAPEYRRQQLAKKLMNLLEDFSDKIDKGYFVDLFVRASNTPAIKMYEKLGYIIYRRVLRYYSGEEDGLDMRKALSRDVEKKSIIPLKRPVTPDELEYD